A region from the Vicia villosa cultivar HV-30 ecotype Madison, WI linkage group LG3, Vvil1.0, whole genome shotgun sequence genome encodes:
- the LOC131657704 gene encoding F-box/FBD/LRR-repeat protein At1g78750-like, producing MSSISDEDDRISSLPDDVICHILSFLQTKKVLTTSVFSKRWKNLWRSVPSFNFRKSKIWVDDREAQFRMNELAYSYLLSVNYIKSCYLDIYYNSDLGLLGLPNVINWIKAVVQRGVEDIKLYFELCMEQSESALSNADCFKFPMSILSCRTLVVIDLFGFAVKDFSSISLPSLKILSMDEIIFLNVQDFLLLLAGCPNLENLHTNCLEFLSQEFLTYQECQSLTLTNLTKADLQNTFCHFPLNALRNAEHLILEINEV from the coding sequence ATGTCTTCCATTTCGGATGAAGATGATAGGATCAGTAGTTTACCCGACGATGTCATATGCCACATACTCTCTTTTCTCCAAACTAAAAAGGTCCTTACTACAAGTGTCTTTTCGAAAAGGTGGAAGAATCTATGGCGCTCAGTTCCCTCGTTCAACTTCCGTAAGTCGAAGATCTGGGTGGATGATCGAGAAGCTCAGTTTCGCATGAACGAGCTCGCCTACTCGTATTTGCTCTCAGTTAATTATATCAAGAGTTGCTACCTCGACATTTATTATAATTCTGATCTTGGCCTTCTCGGCTTACCCAATGTCATCAACTGGATCAAGGCAGTTGTACAACGCGGAGTTGAGGACATTAAACTATACTTTGAACTATGTATGGAACAATCCGAATCCGCATTGTCCAACGCGGATTGTTTCAAATTTCCCATGAGCATTTTATCCTGCCGTACGCTTGTTGTTATCGACTTGTTTGGGTTTGCTGTGAAGGATTTTTCTTCCATTAGCCTCCCCTCCCTCAAAATCCTTAGTATGGATGAGATTATCTTCTTAAATGTTCAAGATTTCTTATTGCTTCTGGCTGGGTGTCCCAATCTTGAGAATTTACATACAAATTGTTTAGAGTTTCTCTCTCAAGAGTTTCTTACCTATCAAGAGTGTCAAAGTTTAACCTTAACAAACTTGACCAAAGCAGATTTGCAAAACACTTTTTGTCACTTTCCTTTGAATGCCCTTCGTAACGCGGAGCATTTGATCCTAGAAATAAATGaggtttga